From a single Solanum dulcamara chromosome 4, daSolDulc1.2, whole genome shotgun sequence genomic region:
- the LOC129885029 gene encoding uncharacterized protein LOC129885029, whose product MSKQGVKQTCSMCKQQGHNKRYCKVAGQSSEAATHNSQFTGQRSQGSCQPEPKNFSQSEPKKTLQAEPTTFSQPASTTSSKHAFSTTVCADTSRVKRVNDTISSQPPSYVDKSIPFTRGITSQLPRRRKETVGRKRGVAATGEDSARGGTKKPSYGGSSNVGFGIFTSASGTQILNPGTSSQRILPTGSNFKDASSTGIDLSFKPRGLR is encoded by the exons ATGTCCAAACAAGGGGTGAAACAGACTTGTTCCATGTGTAAACAACAAGGTCATAACAAGAGATATTGCAAG GTTGCTGGTCAAAGTTCAGAAGCAGCTACCCATAATTCACAATTTACTGGTCAAAGATCACAAGGAAGTTGCCAACCTGAACCAAAAAACTTCAGTCAATCTGAACCAAAAAAGACTCTGCAAGCTGAACCAACAACATTCAGCCAACCTGCATCAACTACATCAAGCAAGCATGCTTTTTCAACAACAGTTTGTGCTGATACAAGTAGAGTTAAGAGGGTGAATGATACAATTTCAAGCCAACCACCATCATATGTGGATAAAAgtattccttttacaagaggaataacaagtcAACTACCTCGGAGGAGAAAAGAGACTGTTGGACGAAAGAGAGGAGTTGCAGCAACTGGAGAAGACTCTGCAAGAGGGGGGACAAAGAAGCCATCATATGGTGGATCAAGTAATGTTGGATTTGGCATATTCACAAGTGCAAGTGGAACCCAAATACTCAAT CCAGGGACTTCAAGTCAAAGGATTCTGCCAACAGGTTCAAATTTTAAGGATGCAAGTTCAACAGGCATAGACCTTAGTTTTAAGCCTAGAGGCTTGAGATGA